Genomic DNA from Alicyclobacillus fastidiosus:
GCCGGAGACCATTGAGTACGGTGTACCTGCTGTTCTTTACAGCCGTATGTTTACCGGTGTCGCAGCTGTCCTATTGGCGTACTTTGCTGGATTTGGGATGTACTGAACCAAAATAAATGAGGTGTGTTATCCATGAAATCAGTTGTTACACAAATCGGGGAAATGGCACTACAATTTGAAGAAGATCATGTCATTGTCTTTTTTGGACCGAAAGCCCCGAATGAATTGAGGGATATTTCCCTCATTCATGAGCCTACTAAAGGCGTGTTTGATGGGTCTTTGCTTCTACCTAACCATCAATTAGTCCTGGGTGAACAGGTATATGACATCACCCGTGTTGGCTCGGAAGCGGCGAACAACTTTGAAGAACTCGGTCATATCTCAGTATATTTCACAGAACCACCAAGTGAAATTCTTCCTGGCGCTGTGTATGTCAAACCCCATCAGTGGCCAGACGTTCAAATGGGGATGACCATCGAATTTCGTTGAGCCCGAAAATTGCACCAGTTGCTGTATTGACGAATCGAGTCATACCGAGCTGGTGCAATCAAGCTTAAGTAAAGAAGGTTCTTAGGTTGGCTTATTCAGATGACGCGAGAGTATTGGTGAAAATCGCTCATATGTACTACGACGACAATGCCACGCAGGCTGAAATAGCTGAGCAGTTGGGCGTTTCCCGTCCCCTTATATCCAAATATCTGGCGAAGGCCAGAGAACTCGGTATTGTGCAAATCCGAATACGC
This window encodes:
- a CDS encoding PTS glucitol/sorbitol transporter subunit IIA produces the protein MKSVVTQIGEMALQFEEDHVIVFFGPKAPNELRDISLIHEPTKGVFDGSLLLPNHQLVLGEQVYDITRVGSEAANNFEELGHISVYFTEPPSEILPGAVYVKPHQWPDVQMGMTIEFR